A single window of Qipengyuania sediminis DNA harbors:
- a CDS encoding NAD(P)/FAD-dependent oxidoreductase: MTDTLDVLVVGAGAVGLACARALALAGREVIVADRHPVQAMETSSRNSEVIHAGIYYQPGSLKAKLCVAGREAIYRYAAERAIAHRRCGKIIVASGAGAEEGLAQIEARALAAGAGRLQRLSRGELARREPAVRGDIALFSPATGIIDSHALTLSYLADLEAAGGAFARNTSITGIEPVPHGFTVHTGDGAHLGARAIVNCAGLHSGVLARSIDGLGDRFKPTIRYARGIYFKALPAPPFRHLVYPLPTNASLGIHATIDLAGQVRFGPDVEWIADPYDYTVDPSRADLFVQGIGEYWPEIESAELVPDYAGIRPKLVEPGDPPADFRIDGPADHGLARLVCLHGIESPGLTASLAIGALVASRLEETPLPAPLALLHARRRGEPGHVGVPGN; the protein is encoded by the coding sequence ATGACCGACACGCTCGATGTCCTGGTGGTCGGCGCCGGCGCGGTGGGGCTCGCATGCGCGCGCGCGCTCGCCCTGGCAGGGCGCGAGGTGATCGTTGCCGATCGCCATCCTGTGCAGGCGATGGAAACATCCTCGCGCAACAGCGAGGTCATTCACGCGGGCATTTACTATCAGCCGGGCAGCTTGAAAGCGAAGCTGTGCGTGGCTGGGCGCGAGGCCATCTACCGCTATGCCGCCGAACGCGCGATCGCGCATCGCCGCTGCGGCAAGATCATCGTCGCGAGCGGCGCGGGTGCCGAGGAAGGCCTTGCGCAGATCGAAGCGCGCGCACTGGCGGCAGGGGCCGGCCGCCTCCAGCGGCTGAGTCGCGGCGAACTCGCGCGGCGCGAGCCGGCGGTGCGTGGCGATATCGCGCTGTTCAGTCCGGCTACCGGCATCATCGACAGCCACGCGCTCACTCTGAGCTATCTGGCCGATCTGGAAGCCGCGGGCGGCGCCTTCGCCCGCAACACGTCGATTACAGGCATCGAGCCAGTACCGCACGGCTTTACCGTCCATACGGGCGACGGCGCGCATTTGGGCGCGCGAGCTATCGTCAATTGCGCGGGCCTCCATTCGGGCGTGCTCGCCCGCTCGATCGACGGGCTGGGGGATCGGTTCAAGCCGACAATCCGCTACGCGCGCGGCATCTACTTCAAGGCGCTTCCTGCGCCGCCGTTCCGGCACCTGGTCTACCCCCTGCCAACCAATGCCTCGCTGGGTATTCACGCCACGATCGATCTCGCCGGCCAAGTACGGTTCGGGCCCGATGTCGAATGGATCGCCGATCCATACGATTACACTGTCGATCCCTCTCGCGCGGACCTGTTCGTGCAAGGCATCGGTGAGTACTGGCCTGAGATCGAGAGTGCCGAGCTGGTACCGGATTATGCCGGTATCCGCCCGAAACTGGTCGAACCCGGTGATCCGCCGGCCGATTTCCGTATCGACGGCCCGGCCGATCATGGGCTCGCGCGGCTCGTATGCCTGCACGGCATCGAAAGCCCGGGGCTCACGGCCTCGCTCGCCATCGGCGCGCTGGTCGCTAGCCGGTTGGAGGAGACGCCCTTGCCAGCACCCCTCGCTCTGCTACACGCCCGCCGCCGCGGGGAGCCCGGCCATGTCGGCGTTCCGGGCAACTAG